The following nucleotide sequence is from Pagrus major chromosome 13, Pma_NU_1.0.
CATTTAGTGTAGTGGTCGAAGGAAGTaatattcagatcctttaaGTAGTTatatcacactgtaaaaatactcattttcacattttcattcacgATTACTCGTGCATTAAagtaaaagcaggattttactgcttttctgAGTGCAACTACTGATTATTGTAATTATGGATTCATCTGCTCGTATTattatattgattattttctcaatttctcaactgattgtttgttttttcaaaatgttgaaaagtgtGTGAGAAATGCTGCAATTACTCTGAGCCAAAATGTGACATCAATAAtacaaaattacaaattattaaacataattttttaattattacagtgttgtataaagtacccaacAGTCATCGTggtaaaatatttcttttgtaGAAGTTAAACAAACCtatacgaatagtacttgagtaaaagtcttagagtatctgatattaattgtacttaagtatcaaaagtacaagtgaaagtaaattatgcatatatttacatgtatattgACCGATTACCTGCCTGGCcgattatcagatccaatattcagcttttttctgattatcagaatcagtatttgattatttaattgatttaaaaatgccctctgatgcagcatgtaatctgcaactAGTAACCAAAGTTatctaataaatgtaatgtagtaCAAAATCTTCCTCaaagtggagtggaagtatagaccagcagaaaatggaaaatctcAAGTCCAGTGCAAGAACCTCAAAATTGTTCTTATGTGTTTGTAAAAGTCACTTTTTCTTGCAACCAATCTgcaatatttaatgtttacgAGACAAAATGATAATATCGTTTTCGTTTTGCCTTTATTTTCCCCATCAGCACTGTTCAGCTGTGGTCGTGTGGACTTAAagccctccacctccacctccacctctgccaACAAAGCCATGTTAGCCCCTCGCTCATCGACACACAGATTTGAAAGAAATCACAATTCCAGCGACACCCTGCTGGAGGACTACTAtgacaacaacatcacacaGCTGTACGATGACTACTTCTTTCCTGATGATTCAGACTCGGGCAACACCTCTGCggcctctgcagcagaggtacGCTCAGTGAGGTCGGCCGAGTCGAGTAGCGTCACGGAAACACCAACAGAGGCAGAGAAGCGGCTTTCCTGGGCTTTCGCAACACTCCCCACCATCACAGAGATAGAAAATAATGACCAGAGGATTGTAGGAGGTGACGAGGCCTCTCCTGGACAGATACCTTGGCAGGTACTGTAGTGTGGGGAGGGGATGAGTTGAAGATAAATGGACGATGTTTACAGGTGGGATGCAGTTAGGTggtttttctgtcttcatttcaGGGAGGATAAAAACCTAAAACTTTGCTTGGAAAATGGGATTCTTGCTGCACATAATCACTGGGGCACTACAGATGCTCGTCCATGGACTTAAGCCTAAAAATCTGTCTCCACACCAGCAGGTCATACGGGCAACATGGGAAGTAGAGAATGGAGTCAGAATAAGGGAAGGCAGATGAATTTGTCTTCAGTTCGTTCAGTCTCGCATGTACAAAGTTTTGTCAACTCACCACTCATGCCCactagatccatttcagtaacacatttagtccaaaacacagtattttgTGATTAAATGGGGACGAAATGGCAAAAAACTGCGATCCCGGGAGCTATTTCATCCTGCTGtctgattgacagctcatttgagcagataaTGGCGTCTGTGCCCGTCatagagcctacaacagccaatgagtgatcgcatagacaagtgacccactctctTTTCTgactcctctctcctgagctacttacacaccagcctctggatgactgatgcatcatgtagtCAATGAGATTTTAAATCCAGTAATATAGAGTTTATATACGTTTTTTAAAGCCCTAACCTTGAAAATGATGCAAGTTTATGCAGTCTTATGCGTTTTGCTCTTcaaataggctgtttttccacctaaggacttgtttttgactatttcaTATGCATAAAGACAGTGTCCATAAGGAAATAAACATAaggaaataatgattttttagCCCATTACAGCCATAGTATATGGCATTTATGTTACTTAATTTGAATGCTCTCAGTTTCGGCTTGAAGACTCGAGTGTTTAACAAAAAAGCTtgctttacaaactgagcacgaggagtttgaaagatgtggACAATTAACCAAGCAGAGGGTCTAAGAAAAGATACTTTTGGGTTGAATTATGGGACATGTAGGATACAGAGTgttaaagtgtttgtgtgtgtgtttgcaggtggcCCTGATGTCTCACTCAGTCGTCCTTCAAAGAGCGGAGCCTTTCTGTGGAGGATCTCTGCTCAATGAATATTGGGTCATCACCGCTGCCCATTGTGTGGTACAGGCTGATATCGCTAAACGAGTTTTCTTCGTCAGAGTGGGtaggaaaaacaaatgtttcctATACATctacacacttacacacttttttttaaccaagtgttattgttattgtaatcTTTACGTTTCTATTTGGACTTGTAAAGTCTGATACTTAATACTGAAGCTGAAGACCATGGCAAAGTCACCTACAAACACCAACAactgttgacttttgttttattttgcagctaGGTAAAGTGATAGTAAGAGCATCTATATACATTTATTCTGCTCAGCTTCATAAGGAACAAAACTGCTTtacttgatgtgtttttttcaaaacttcACGTTGCTTGCAATAACTTTGAAGAAGACTTCAGAAGCTGCTAGATCTATCACACCTGGTATAGAAAATCGTATAATTAAGGCATCTGTACTTCTAGGTGAACATGATGTGAGCAAAGTCGAGGATGACGAGCGAGACTACGAGGTGGCAGAGCGGCATATCCACCACATGTACAATTTCAACAACTCACCATATAACCACGATATTGCCCTACTGAAGCTCGCCACTGCAGTGGAACTGTCCAACAAGCGGCGTCCCATCTGCCTGGGCCCCAAAGactttatagaaaacctggtGAGGGAGTCCACCAGCTCTCTGGTGAGCGGCTGGGGACGGATAAAGTTCTTGGGCCTCGAGGCCACCAGGCTTCAGAAGCTGGAGGTCCCCTACGTGGATCGCACCCAGTGTAAACAGAGCAGCCGGGACCACATCACACGCTTTATGTTCTGTGCCGGCTACAAAGATGAACTAAAGGATTCATGTCAGGGGGACAGCGGGGGGCCACACGCCACCAGTTACAAAGGCACCTGGTTCCTGACAGGCATCGTCAGCTGGGGGGAGGAGTGTGCCAAAGACGGGAAGTATGGCATCTACACTCGAGTGTCAATGTACTACCCGTGGATCAGAAAGCAAACAGGACTACGAATTCACTAACTGACCAGTGGAGTCACATATAAGGATAACACAGCTTGTCAGCCAACCAAACAATCACATTTATCTAGTTTAGCATCTGAGGAAGTTTGTCTTTGACTGAATGAAATGAGAAATCACTCACTTGAGGctacaataaaatgtatttcaatatCTGAGTGCTCGTTTCTTGAAATATTGCACAAAAAAATACCCCGTGGCCCTTCAtcaaatatttgaaatgaaattgtGACgtcttgtgttgcagagatatcaactgaagttagcatgctaaccagctagcaccaGCTTATTGTGATGATTTTAAAATTGCTTTTCTTGGCTCTGGGAAAGTTTTTTATCATATTATCATTGTCATAATTGACTTTCTGTCTACAGTCTTACAGACGTATCTTTTATACTGgtggggaaaatgctttttggggaATTTTTAGATGCAATACCCTGAGCGGCATATCATGTATAGTCGGTGCAGCTCAACTAAAAAGAAATCAGACGAGTCTGgttgaatcaaatcaaataatccTGTGCTtatattttggaaaataatCATATATATTATGCATTATCATACAAGCTTTAACAATgattcaaaatatcaaaaagtgCAAAATGAGCAAAAGTAGCAAACACCAGTTTAAGGTACTGTGAACGAGACAAGTTATAGCCTGACTGGACACATCCATGAACAACAACTCCAGCTGTCGGGTGGATTTCAAATGTATTCAACATGTTAAACTGTTATTGATTAATGAGTTTTGTTCGACACAACTTAGTTAGACAGTCTAGCACACGATCAAGTGATTAAAATGTTCCCATTGTGGGTGTTAAATACTGTATTCAGTGTTAATCTTAGATTTAGGGTTACCTTTGTGTCACTAGACTTATGGCTGTCCGAACACTTGTTCAAAGTTAGACTTAAACATCTAAAATTTTGATTTTCTTACCATTTACATATTCACAGCTGTCAGTAACGCAAgtaattacacttttttttttttacacacacatctgatAAACCCTCAGCACATGTGGTGGTAAAGTGGCAGTGCTTTCATAACCACTTTTCACATTCGGTTTTCAAAGCTGCTTTCTGCTAACACTGTCAAGAAAATGACTGCAGGCggttttaaaaccaaaaattaCAAATCTAATCAAACAATTAATGAATCCACAATGTAACTGTACGAGTTCAGCTGGCAATTACAGCTCTAGACTACTCTACTGACAGTTACTACTCGACACTGAGCCTAGTTTTCCTGTAGGTGTAAAACAGCAGTACAGGCAGAAATAAAGCAAGAGGCATGTGCGGTGATTTGTCCATGCAGAGCAGCGAACGAACAGAAACATAAAGCTAAATCTCATCTCAGCGGTGATAACAGGTGCACAAGATTAATTTGATAGTAAGCAGAccatcaacagcagcagaagcaaAGAATAAATTCACCTTTGAAATAACTGCAGTTTATGCGTCAAAGCTCGCCACACAGCCTGGTGACAACCGCTGAACTACAACAGCCAGCTACAGTGACAGCCTGTCAGTCCTACTACACTGCGTTTATCCTGCATTAGTACTGCAGTGCTTCCCCCCGGGCAGACGCAGATAGTTCATCTTGAGGACGGAGCATGAGCTGCATCAGTAGAAACATTTTCACGGGTTATATCAGGAGAAGCACAGGAGGAACCTATAACATTTCTAGACCAGGCACGAGCACAAGAACCAATGTAGCCATTGCTGTGAGATTATTGATTAAGGCATGGGACGATATGATAATTTCATGTCACTATTATCCTGGCCAGGGCAagctacggaagccctaaaagGTCATGGGGTCAAACATATGTCGTTATTTTCCATGATAACaacttacattttatttgttttttggagtaatttatttcattatcacAGAATAACAAACGTTAAACGAGATCATTTTctcaagaaagaaaacaaactttgtcCCGAGATAGCAAATGTTGTTTTCCCGGGATAACGGGATAATTAATCATGAGAAAACAACTTCATAAGATTCATAAGAGTACTCTTCTGTGGGGTGGGTATCGggagtttcaaagcaaaccaCATGAActttttatgaattttattaatattaCCGAGGCAGCTTGATTTGCGAGATCACGGGTATGTAATTTTGCAAATCCATCtcgccaggcttcaagctaaacgaagaagaagaagctaaaAGAAGAGCCAAGAacaacactgaaggcttttcttgatggaaaagacattttcactcTTCTCCTGACCGGCCTcggtaagagtttgatttagcAACTGGCACAGCTGGTAGAGCCCTCCTACTGttgttctgattggctgaagttAGCCTGCCATAGATGGTtatagacagatggttcatccaatcaccttccaagtatttttggaaacagcctgcccttttccaaaaaGTTTCCAGCTGCTCCTTCCCAGATGATTTGCGAAAAACCCTCTGGCGTGTCGGGTTAGCATTAGTAATGGGTACTCCTTAATCTGACATTGTCATCTTTAATCAGATGCTACACTTGTTAAGACGCCATGCACTGCTGATCTAATTAAGCTGTATTAAACTACAGGGAATAAGAGGGAACAACCTTCGGTTTTCTTGTGATAACGGATTAATACatcttgttatctcgggaaaacaacatttgttatcccgtgataatgacataaataacctgtgatctcgagaaaacaaaatgttcccTTTTATTCCCTTAAGCTTGATGTTTATTAGATCAGATCAAATAAAATTTAgcttgttatcacgggaaaaccGAGGAAATAATAAGTCTGACCCATGACCGTTTGAGGATATTCATGATTGTCCTGATCATGGAAATTCATGACAATCAACTTAACCTGAGTACTTTTATCGCGATCCTCCACAATATCTTTTATTGTCCCATCCCTGTATTAACTAGACCTGTACTTTTCTTGCCATATGTCATAAATATATCTATAGAGGGTATGAATGACTGTTCATCCCTAAACAGCACCACTGTTGCTGCTATAAATGGGGAGATCTGCAGTATCTTGACTCAATATCGCCATTAACATCACATGCAAACCCTCTAGTGACGTAGCTGG
It contains:
- the LOC141006746 gene encoding coagulation factor IX-like: MAGVCLLAFIAGLLLEVYGLPAAIPEENTGAVFLSQQAANTVLIRQRRYNSGLEEVLHKDNLERECREELCSMEEAREVFEDDEKTMEFWATYVDGDQCKPPPCQNGGDCKDGIKSYVCYCKPNFSGKDCEIELSKQCSVNNGGCSHFCGTQEEQIVCKCAAGYQLGEDKRTCEPTALFSCGRVDLKPSTSTSTSANKAMLAPRSSTHRFERNHNSSDTLLEDYYDNNITQLYDDYFFPDDSDSGNTSAASAAEVRSVRSAESSSVTETPTEAEKRLSWAFATLPTITEIENNDQRIVGGDEASPGQIPWQVALMSHSVVLQRAEPFCGGSLLNEYWVITAAHCVVQADIAKRVFFVRVGEHDVSKVEDDERDYEVAERHIHHMYNFNNSPYNHDIALLKLATAVELSNKRRPICLGPKDFIENLVRESTSSLVSGWGRIKFLGLEATRLQKLEVPYVDRTQCKQSSRDHITRFMFCAGYKDELKDSCQGDSGGPHATSYKGTWFLTGIVSWGEECAKDGKYGIYTRVSMYYPWIRKQTGLRIH